ATGAAGTTGTAAGCTTAGCTGTTGTCCAGGATTAACTACAATTTTCTTCATCTTATACCCCGGTCCTTCACCAAGAACGGTATAACTGCCCCAGGGCCGGAACATTGTTGTGTTCTCGTCGACCTCTGGCCGGCCCAACTTTCTCAATTCGCCAACCAAATCTCTAACTTTCTGGGACTCGCCTTTTTGAGCTACAAGGATGACATCATCTGTTTCTACCACTATTAAGTCGTCCAGCCCGACACCGGCTATCAATCGGCTACGCCCCAGCATAAGGTTGTTTTTGCAATCAATAGTTATGCAGTCACCCATAATAGCGTTTCCTTCATTATCTTTATCCATAATCTCGTATATTGCATCCCAAGACCCAATATCATTCCAATAGGCTTTTAGCGGGAGTGTAACAACATTCTTGGACTTTTCTGCTACTGCATAATCAAATGATATATCAGGCATTGCGTCAAAGTTTTCTACCAAACTGGCCAAGTCTTTACTGACCATGCTGAATATCTCCGGCTGATAATATTCCAGTTCTTTGAAGATAAGTCCGAGTTTTACAGTAAACATGCCTGCATTCCAGTAATAGTTGCCTGACGCAAGGTACTTAGCAGCTGATTCATAATCAGGTTTTTCCCGGAAGAGGCCAACTGTATAGCCGCTTTTGTACGGTTTTCCAATCTGGATATAGCCAAAACTTGTTTCGGGTTTAGTGGGCTTTACCCCGAATGTGACTATTTTATTATCCTCAGCTAATTCTAATGAAACATTTATACTATCCTTAAAACTATCCTCCGGTCTTAAGATTATGTCTGATGGGGTTATAAATAAAATCTCATTCTTATCTGCCCCAAGCTTATCAATACAAAAGCGGGTAGCAAGCGCAATTGCCGGAGCAGTGTTTCGACCTGTTGGCTCTAGTAGGATATTTACCCCCTGTGCATCGCAACTAATAAGTTCAGCCTGCACAAGATGATAGTAATCTTGATTAGTGACAATAACGATATCCGATAACTCAACCAGCGGCTTGAATCTAAGTACCGTCTTAGCCAATAAAGAATATTGCTGCTCAACCCGCAGAAATTGTTTAGGGAAACAGCTGCGCGACAATGGAAATAAGCGCGTACCGCCGCCTCCGGCCAAAATGATTACCTTCATGCAATTGATCCCCTTTACCACTACTCTCATTTACTTTACCCTACAGTTTTCTTCAAACTGCGGAACTATTCCTTCTCACCAGCCTAATAGCATTGTTTCCTATTTAAAAAACCCACCTTTTTTGTTAATATAAGATAGCCAGAATTAAAAGTTAGATATGAGGAGTGTCTAAATTGTCAGCATGGGATCGTTTTTATAGAAATATTCAGCAAGATCTAAAGCTGTTCATATTCACCCTATTAGTTTTCTGCCTTTACCGAATAGCATTTATCGGTCTTTTAAACCGTTACCTTGGAGATACAACAGTACTGCAAGATATACTTACGGCGCTTTTCTACGGTCTCAGAATCAGTTTGAAAAGCTCCGGTATTATCGCACTCCTAGCTTTCTTATTCTGCACCTTATTTGCCCTGACCGTCAAGAACGATAAAGTTGAAAGGGTCCGCTACTATTTAGGATGCTGCTATATAACTATCCTAACCTTGCTATTTCATACCAGGTTACCTTATTATCAAGAATTTCACTCCGCTTTTGATCAGTTTATTTTTAACACTTTCAAAGACGATAAAGTAGCTCTGTTTGATACGCTTATGAAGCAATATCAATTGCCGTTGCGCCTTATCTCGGTCGCTATTATCTCCTTTTTCCTTTGTAAGCTTCTCAAAGCTTTATTAGGAACTAATACCTTCCCAACACCGAAATTTGCCCGTTGGTATCAACATATATTCTTTCGCACTGCTGTAATTCTTATTATAGCTGCATTTATGATATTTGCCCGGTTTGGCGGTAGTTTTAACTATGCAAAATCCATGCACTGGGAAAATGCTGCTGTCTCAAAAGACAGTTTTCTTAATGAAGCAATTTTAGATGACATCCAAGCTCTTTACCGTGCCTACGAAGGTTATAATCGTCTTAGCAATGCCAA
This genomic interval from Veillonellaceae bacterium contains the following:
- a CDS encoding mannose-1-phosphate guanylyltransferase/mannose-6-phosphate isomerase, whose translation is MKVIILAGGGGTRLFPLSRSCFPKQFLRVEQQYSLLAKTVLRFKPLVELSDIVIVTNQDYYHLVQAELISCDAQGVNILLEPTGRNTAPAIALATRFCIDKLGADKNEILFITPSDIILRPEDSFKDSINVSLELAEDNKIVTFGVKPTKPETSFGYIQIGKPYKSGYTVGLFREKPDYESAAKYLASGNYYWNAGMFTVKLGLIFKELEYYQPEIFSMVSKDLASLVENFDAMPDISFDYAVAEKSKNVVTLPLKAYWNDIGSWDAIYEIMDKDNEGNAIMGDCITIDCKNNLMLGRSRLIAGVGLDDLIVVETDDVILVAQKGESQKVRDLVGELRKLGRPEVDENTTMFRPWGSYTVLGEGPGYKMKKIVVNPGQQLSLQLHYHRSEHWVIIGGTAKVTIGESEQMVHKNQSVFIPPSTKHRLENPGKMPLEIIEVQNGDYLEEDDIVR
- a CDS encoding sulfatase-like hydrolase/transferase, with protein sequence MSAWDRFYRNIQQDLKLFIFTLLVFCLYRIAFIGLLNRYLGDTTVLQDILTALFYGLRISLKSSGIIALLAFLFCTLFALTVKNDKVERVRYYLGCCYITILTLLFHTRLPYYQEFHSAFDQFIFNTFKDDKVALFDTLMKQYQLPLRLISVAIISFFLCKLLKALLGTNTFPTPKFARWYQHIFFRTAVILIIAAFMIFARFGGSFNYAKSMHWENAAVSKDSFLNEAILDDIQALYRAYEGYNRLSNAKGLDITTNKLAEYGTILAGRQITTANIDDYLKKEAQGPRIPKPRHIFVIVGESYAHWPLLPRHSDLNIANGLKKITAQDNAASVSAFLPAGTGTAQAVNGIVTGLAEVDLYPNYQPETYKQPYATAIAAQMKKLGYKTYFWYGGFSSWQKIKELTLAQGFDQFYGCNDLQSNSGNSWGMEDRLFFNTVAAKISDEQPTFHVILTTSNHPLVLSTQKLTTSARVKVDRPLISWSIDR